From Pirellulales bacterium, a single genomic window includes:
- a CDS encoding gamma carbonic anhydrase family protein, producing the protein MPDPATSFRPELIHSSVFLARGAVVLGDVSIGEQSSVWFNAVVRGDTEAIRIGRRTNIQDGCILHADPGFPCTIGDEVTVGHGAIVHGATVGNRVLIGMRAVVMNGAEIGEESVVGVGAIVTEGIKIPPGSVVLGLPGKVSRQVTPEDVIRIRHASEHYVVAARQFATGNGT; encoded by the coding sequence ATGCCGGATCCTGCCACTTCATTTCGCCCGGAACTCATCCACTCAAGCGTGTTTCTTGCACGCGGCGCGGTTGTACTCGGCGATGTGTCGATCGGCGAGCAATCGAGCGTGTGGTTCAACGCCGTCGTCCGCGGCGACACCGAGGCGATCCGCATCGGGCGGCGCACGAACATCCAAGACGGTTGCATCCTCCACGCCGATCCGGGCTTTCCCTGCACCATTGGCGACGAGGTCACGGTCGGCCACGGCGCGATTGTCCACGGTGCGACCGTCGGCAATCGCGTGCTGATCGGAATGCGGGCCGTCGTAATGAATGGGGCCGAAATTGGCGAGGAGAGCGTCGTGGGCGTCGGCGCGATCGTCACTGAAGGAATAAAAATCCCGCCCGGCTCGGTCGTGCTCGGGCTGCCAGGCAAGGTGTCGCGGCAAGTCACGCCGGAAGACGTCATCCGAATTCGTCATGCGTCGGAACACTATGTGGTGGCGGCGCGGCAATTCGCGACTGGCAACGGTACTTGA